Proteins from one Bradyrhizobium amphicarpaeae genomic window:
- a CDS encoding MFS transporter produces the protein MSVFWLALAAFSIGTEGFVIAGLLPSIANDLSISVSAAGQLVTAYALTYAVGSPILAVSLNNIDRRTVLALALSTFIAGNLAAMMASNYALLLASRMLMALGSGLCMPTALAVSVAIASPERRGRAVALVTSGLTVATVIGVPIGNLVGSLFGWRATFAMVALIGAIALVALLFGLPRGLPRNTASLGERLAVARHGHVVTALVITILWALGGFTVFTYFAVPLRGLGFDASQISLALLVFGGAAAIGNMLGGTLADRLGTLTTAALGLAGMASALILHSLVLKLMPGQAHYAVLGTIFLWGLSGWAFYPAQIASIIRIEPQASMIALSLNASAMYLGFAIGGALGGAVLATLSPTDLGWIGGSSVAASLLVHLARGWQARPKPVKIAG, from the coding sequence ATGAGCGTGTTCTGGCTGGCCCTGGCAGCTTTTTCGATTGGCACCGAAGGCTTTGTGATTGCTGGTCTTTTGCCATCGATCGCCAATGACCTTTCGATTTCGGTCTCGGCCGCCGGGCAATTGGTCACCGCCTACGCCCTCACCTACGCCGTGGGCTCGCCGATCCTGGCGGTGTCGCTGAACAACATCGACCGCCGTACCGTGCTGGCGCTGGCACTGTCCACCTTCATCGCCGGCAATCTCGCGGCCATGATGGCATCCAACTATGCCCTGCTGCTGGCTTCGCGGATGCTGATGGCACTGGGGTCCGGCCTGTGCATGCCGACGGCGCTCGCCGTGTCGGTCGCGATCGCCTCGCCCGAACGGCGCGGCCGCGCCGTGGCGCTGGTGACCTCGGGCCTGACGGTCGCGACCGTCATCGGCGTCCCTATCGGCAATCTCGTCGGCAGCCTGTTCGGCTGGCGCGCGACCTTTGCCATGGTTGCCCTGATCGGCGCGATCGCGCTCGTCGCCCTCCTGTTCGGCCTGCCCCGCGGCTTGCCCCGCAACACGGCTTCGCTCGGCGAACGGCTGGCGGTGGCGCGTCACGGCCATGTCGTGACCGCGCTTGTGATCACGATCCTATGGGCGCTCGGCGGCTTCACCGTGTTCACCTATTTCGCGGTCCCGCTGCGTGGGCTCGGCTTCGATGCCTCGCAGATCAGCCTTGCCCTGCTGGTGTTCGGCGGCGCGGCCGCGATCGGGAACATGCTCGGCGGCACCCTGGCCGACCGGCTCGGAACGCTTACGACCGCCGCCCTCGGACTTGCGGGCATGGCGAGCGCCCTCATCCTGCATTCGCTGGTCTTGAAGCTGATGCCCGGACAGGCGCATTACGCGGTGCTCGGCACGATCTTCCTCTGGGGCCTCTCTGGCTGGGCGTTCTATCCGGCCCAGATCGCCAGCATCATCCGGATCGAGCCGCAGGCTTCGATGATCGCGCTGTCGCTCAACGCCTCCGCCATGTATCTCGGCTTCGCCATCGGCGGGGCGCTGGGTGGCGCGGTGCTGGCCACCCTTTCGCCGACCGACCTGGGCTGGATCGGCGGATCGAGCGTTGCGGCCTCGCTTCTGGTGCATCTCGCCCGTGGCTGGCAGGCCCGGCCAAAACCCGTCAAAATTGCCGGTTG
- a CDS encoding ArsR/SmtB family transcription factor: MSRTPLHPTREQIELPMVLDCLSDPIRLAIVYQLAQQERVSSELRCGEFYSLAGKSNLAYHFAKLRECGVIQTRVAGTNRFMRLRREDLDARFPGLLDAVIKSASKDAERLRLSTDVVEAD, encoded by the coding sequence ATGAGCCGCACGCCTCTCCACCCCACCCGCGAGCAGATCGAGCTGCCGATGGTTTTGGATTGCCTCAGCGATCCGATCCGACTGGCGATCGTCTACCAGCTCGCCCAGCAGGAACGTGTCAGCAGTGAGCTCCGCTGCGGCGAGTTCTACAGCCTCGCCGGCAAGTCGAACCTCGCCTACCATTTCGCCAAGCTGCGCGAATGCGGCGTCATACAGACGCGCGTGGCCGGCACCAACCGCTTCATGCGGCTGCGCCGCGAGGATCTGGACGCGCGTTTTCCAGGCCTGCTCGATGCAGTGATCAAATCCGCGAGCAAGGATGCGGAGCGGCTTCGGCTGTCGACGGATGTGGTTGAGGCAGACTGA
- a CDS encoding class I SAM-dependent methyltransferase — MDDWIDYYDSTHTIYVSKLHRDLHFQIIARDIIGYISSPDATVLDYACGEALSASQVASACGKLILAEPAPGVRGRLIARFAPNTKIRVRSLDDVRNMQDQSIDLVVMNSVAQYMAPDELDAALRNIRRLLTPSGKLVLGDILQPNVGMVRDVMALLGFGLRHGFLKDALVGLISTALSDYRHLRTRIGLQRYSEEEITGRLRAAGFAVQRAHTNIGHNRWRMTFIARPPLVR; from the coding sequence ATGGACGATTGGATCGATTATTACGACTCGACGCACACGATCTATGTCAGCAAGCTGCATCGCGACTTGCACTTCCAGATCATCGCGCGGGACATCATCGGCTACATCTCCTCGCCGGATGCGACGGTGCTGGACTATGCATGTGGCGAAGCGCTGTCGGCGAGCCAGGTGGCATCGGCTTGCGGGAAGCTGATTCTCGCCGAGCCCGCCCCCGGCGTGCGCGGCCGGCTGATCGCGCGGTTTGCCCCGAACACGAAGATCCGCGTCCGCTCGCTCGACGACGTCCGCAACATGCAGGACCAGTCGATCGACCTCGTCGTGATGAACTCGGTCGCGCAATACATGGCGCCGGACGAGCTTGATGCCGCGCTCCGCAACATCAGGCGATTGCTGACGCCTTCCGGCAAGCTGGTGCTCGGCGACATCCTCCAGCCCAATGTCGGCATGGTCAGGGACGTCATGGCGCTGCTCGGCTTCGGCCTCCGCCACGGTTTCCTGAAGGACGCGCTGGTCGGGCTGATCAGCACCGCGCTGTCCGATTACCGTCATCTGCGCACGCGCATCGGACTGCAGCGCTACAGCGAGGAGGAGATCACCGGCAGGCTGAGAGCAGCGGGCTTCGCGGTCCAGCGCGCCCATACCAATATCGGCCATAATCGCTGGCGCATGACCTTCATCGCGCGGCCGCCTCTGGTTCGTTAA